One genomic segment of Falco cherrug isolate bFalChe1 chromosome 13, bFalChe1.pri, whole genome shotgun sequence includes these proteins:
- the C13H6orf226 gene encoding uncharacterized protein C6orf226 homolog, with product MEQEQAAAPAPALAEVLRLVQSGHEPPGVRRPHVSPTGDSPTASRLPPPPKPWERPPHGSAHSCSQCSENKEPPPLDPAAPWEQ from the exons ATGGAGCAGGAGCaggccgcggccccggcgccAGCCCTGGCCGAGGTGCTGCGGCTGGTGCAGAGCGGCCACGAACCGCCGGGCGTGCGGCGGCCCCACGTCTCGCCCACGGGGGACAGCCCCACGGCCTCCcgcctgccgcccccccccaagccctgggAGCGGCCCCCGCACGGCTCCGCACACAG ctgcagccagtgctCTGAGAACAAAGAACCCCCACCACTCGACCCAGCAGCCCCGTGGGAACAGTGA